From Clostridiales bacterium, the proteins below share one genomic window:
- a CDS encoding ABC transporter permease subunit encodes MKKDERTIQSYRLGYDKHTQFQLHSLMLPGTVLLILFNIVPLFGLILAFKNYDVTEGFKGVFTSPFYGLQNFKIIFGNHDFRRMLVNTLGINLIGNLITIPLAIFFALLINEIKSQKFKSFVQTVTYMPHFISWVVFGGIIMTLLSGDGGFANQILMKLGIIDKPIVFMADPKYFWWIAIFSNLLKELGWSTILYTAAIAGVDQELYEAADLDGAGRFRKMWYITLPSIKATIVIMVIFAVAGIMNNNFDQIYVFQNPFNLERSEVIDTYIYKVGLTQLQFGMAAAVNIFKSVLAIGLLLLANKLSKKLTDNGLL; translated from the coding sequence ATGAAAAAGGATGAAAGGACAATTCAAAGTTATCGACTGGGCTATGATAAACACACACAATTTCAATTGCATTCCCTGATGCTTCCGGGAACTGTCTTGTTGATCTTGTTTAATATTGTTCCGCTATTTGGCCTGATTCTAGCTTTTAAAAATTATGATGTGACAGAGGGATTCAAGGGTGTATTTACTAGCCCATTTTATGGATTGCAGAATTTTAAGATTATCTTTGGAAATCATGATTTTCGAAGAATGCTGGTAAATACACTTGGTATTAACTTGATTGGTAATCTGATCACCATACCATTGGCGATCTTTTTCGCATTATTGATTAATGAAATTAAAAGTCAAAAATTCAAAAGCTTCGTTCAGACGGTAACTTATATGCCTCACTTCATTTCATGGGTTGTTTTCGGAGGAATTATAATGACACTGTTAAGTGGAGATGGGGGTTTCGCTAATCAAATTCTGATGAAACTGGGAATAATCGATAAACCGATTGTCTTTATGGCAGACCCCAAATATTTCTGGTGGATCGCAATTTTTTCAAACTTGTTGAAGGAGCTGGGGTGGAGTACTATCCTTTATACAGCAGCCATTGCAGGAGTTGACCAGGAACTTTATGAAGCGGCTGATTTGGATGGCGCCGGACGTTTCCGAAAAATGTGGTATATTACTTTGCCAAGTATTAAGGCAACAATTGTAATTATGGTTATTTTTGCTGTAGCCGGCATCATGAACAATAATTTTGATCAAATTTATGTTTTTCAGAATCCTTTTAATCTGGAGCGCAGTGAAGTCATTGATACCTATATTTATAAAGTAGGTTTGACACAACTACAGTTTGGCATGGCAGCAGCAGTCAATATATTCAAGTCCGTCTTAGCGATAGGTTTGCTCTTGCTGGCAAATAAATTATCTAAGAAACTGACAGATAACGGGCTGCTTTAG
- a CDS encoding carbohydrate ABC transporter permease, translated as MRSRRRNRFDIFLTILMIFIMVITVYPVWYSVINSLNSAQDISKNGYALIWIHDFSLESWKAVLNNADIIKAFGITCARTVIVTVMQTLITAMFAYGFSRSNLVGKKFYTIIGFISMYLNGGVIAYFILFNALHIYNSFWVYIIPCLFGGFYNVIIFNANFKTIPNALFESAKMDGAGEYFIFFKIVIPLSKPVISALGIFTAVFMWNDYTQTLYYTKSTAIQTLSYYTLSITKSSEFAAKLGSTLSSGTSSILTTLSNSAANYKTIELACMVLSAIPLIVAYPFAQKFFEKGVMIGSIKG; from the coding sequence ATGAGATCGAGACGTAGAAACAGGTTCGATATATTTTTAACGATTTTGATGATATTTATTATGGTTATTACAGTCTATCCGGTATGGTATTCGGTTATTAATTCACTCAATAGCGCACAGGATATCTCTAAGAATGGATATGCACTCATTTGGATACATGACTTTTCTCTGGAAAGCTGGAAGGCAGTCTTAAATAATGCTGATATTATAAAAGCTTTTGGAATTACTTGTGCAAGGACTGTCATTGTTACGGTTATGCAGACATTGATTACGGCCATGTTTGCCTATGGATTTTCAAGGAGTAATTTGGTAGGCAAAAAATTTTATACCATAATTGGATTTATCAGCATGTATCTAAATGGAGGAGTGATTGCTTATTTTATCCTGTTTAATGCGCTGCATATTTATAATTCTTTTTGGGTTTATATCATTCCCTGCCTATTCGGAGGATTTTATAATGTCATTATCTTTAATGCTAATTTCAAGACGATACCCAATGCCTTATTCGAATCTGCGAAGATGGATGGGGCAGGAGAATATTTTATATTCTTTAAAATAGTGATCCCTCTTTCCAAACCCGTAATCAGTGCTCTTGGAATCTTTACGGCAGTATTTATGTGGAATGATTATACGCAGACCTTATATTATACTAAGTCGACGGCAATACAGACGTTATCTTATTATACGCTTTCAATTACAAAATCAAGCGAATTTGCTGCAAAGCTGGGCAGTACTCTGTCAAGTGGGACATCTTCTATATTGACAACGCTTTCTAATAGTGCTGCTAACTACAAAACTATTGAGCTTGCATGCATGGTACTTTCGGCCATTCCCTTGATCGTGGCATATCCGTTTGCGCAAAAATTTTTTGAAAAAGGTGTTATGATCGGTTCTATAAAAGGGTGA
- a CDS encoding right-handed parallel beta-helix repeat-containing protein, with protein MMGYDKGRCFYIDDRNGNDFNIGLSKEQAWKSLNNVNSYTFLPGDIIRFRSGGAWYGMLAPKGSGEKYNPIIMESYGDGNKPVINGEGTYAALLLKGISYWIVQGLSFTNHSNERTIRQGICICGSATGITQGILIESCEISNVTGENRRNLGVYRNMYWNSGIYITMDGRSSSTNHLHDIIISNNYVHDVLTSGIRVNQQEDFINDIHHTHVVIRNNLIERTGSDGIIVANSISPLIDGNRCLDAGALGTLEDTHLIAGIWVCATENALIQYNEVARTRLFENDGTAFDTDWGTSGDTIFQYNYSHDNQGGFWLDCMGLNYNKNCSSTILRYNISIDDKRCLVQDDQKIVAEFYGNLFVNNKSALQICCHKDGESHYFHENIFAFKESPVKGWQSSHFNGNWYGNMKNLPYDPLAIRKLPFSIEDVSPKDGMEWCGSVWGKLCNLTKPVQNSQRTI; from the coding sequence ATGATGGGATATGATAAGGGAAGATGCTTCTATATAGATGATAGGAATGGAAATGATTTCAATATAGGACTTTCTAAAGAACAAGCATGGAAAAGCCTAAATAACGTAAATAGTTATACATTTTTGCCTGGAGACATAATAAGATTTCGATCTGGCGGAGCATGGTATGGGATGTTAGCTCCTAAAGGTTCGGGAGAAAAATATAATCCAATAATTATGGAGTCCTATGGAGATGGGAATAAGCCGGTAATAAATGGAGAAGGTACATATGCTGCACTTCTTTTAAAGGGAATAAGTTACTGGATCGTCCAGGGATTATCCTTTACAAATCACAGTAATGAGCGTACTATTCGTCAGGGTATCTGCATATGCGGTAGTGCTACTGGAATTACTCAGGGAATTTTGATCGAAAGCTGTGAAATAAGTAATGTAACAGGAGAAAATAGGAGAAACCTGGGAGTATATAGGAATATGTATTGGAATTCGGGGATCTATATAACAATGGATGGAAGGTCTTCAAGTACAAACCATTTGCATGATATTATCATAAGCAATAATTATGTACATGATGTGCTAACTAGTGGAATTAGGGTAAACCAGCAGGAGGACTTCATAAATGATATACATCATACGCATGTGGTAATACGGAATAACCTGATTGAAAGAACTGGAAGTGATGGAATAATCGTGGCTAATTCTATTTCCCCGTTAATTGATGGGAACCGTTGCCTTGATGCAGGTGCTTTGGGCACTTTGGAAGATACGCACCTTATTGCGGGTATTTGGGTATGTGCCACTGAAAATGCTTTGATTCAGTATAATGAAGTAGCTAGAACAAGGCTATTTGAAAATGATGGAACGGCATTTGATACCGATTGGGGAACTAGTGGGGATACTATCTTTCAGTATAATTATAGCCATGATAATCAAGGAGGTTTCTGGCTTGATTGTATGGGACTTAATTATAACAAAAATTGTAGTTCAACAATTCTGCGTTATAATATTAGTATCGATGATAAAAGGTGCTTAGTACAGGATGATCAAAAAATTGTCGCCGAATTCTATGGAAATCTTTTTGTAAATAATAAAAGTGCTCTTCAAATATGTTGCCATAAAGATGGAGAGTCCCATTATTTTCATGAAAATATTTTTGCATTTAAGGAAAGTCCGGTAAAAGGATGGCAGAGTTCGCATTTTAATGGGAATTGGTACGGAAATATGAAAAACTTGCCTTACGATCCGTTAGCCATAAGAAAGTTGCCGTTTTCCATAGAAGATGTCAGTCCAAAAGATGGAATGGAATGGTGTGGGTCTGTATGGGGTAAACTGTGTAATTTGACAAAACCGGTACAAAATAGCCAAAGGACTATATGA